In Dromiciops gliroides isolate mDroGli1 chromosome X, mDroGli1.pri, whole genome shotgun sequence, the genomic window GTAGGGAGAGTGTGAGATCTACAAGTCCCTATtccctccaggagcaaatacaaaatcctctgcttggcattcaaagcccttcctaacccaGCCCTCTTCTTACTCCCTATTCCCCAATATATATACTCTTGGATCCTGGCTGTTGgatgaacaagaccctccatctctcagctctgtgcattctctctggctcccatgcctggaatgctcttcctcctcccttccaaccactgatttcctttaagactcaactaaagggggcggctaggtggcgcagtggatagagcaccggccctggattcaggagtacctgagttcaaatccagcctcagacacttaacacttactagctgtgtgaccctgggcaagtcacttaaccccaattgcctcactaaaaaaaaaaaaaaaagactcaactaaaatACCATCTCCAGTGCACTgtcggtggagttgtgaactgatccaaccattttagagagcaattgGAAatttatggccaaagggctataaaattgtgcatacgcTTTGCACCCAGCAATACCGCCACtaagtctgcatcccaaagacatcaaaaaagggaacatgacctatttgtaaaaaaacacttatagcacctctttttgtggtggctaataattggaaattgagaggatgtctatcaattgggaaatggttaaacaagctatggtatatgatcgTGATGGAATGTTGTTGTGCTATAGGAAGTAACAAGtaagaggattttttaaaaaacctgcaaagacttatgtgaactgatggaaATAGAAGTAagtggaatcaggagaacattattcatagtaacaacaatattatataaggaagaaccgtgaatgacttacctactcTCGGCCATAcgacgatccaagacaatcccaaaggactcaggatgaagcacactatcctcctccagagaaagaactgatactgtatcactttcttccatttttttgagtcttcctgtacaaaatgacaactatggaaatgtttcacacaATTGTACGTGTATAGcctctgtgtgtgtttatacacatattcCTTATCTCAGAAAGGGGGATAGAATTtcaacttaaaactttaaaaaatgttaaaaaaataaacgtCATTTGGgcaagaataaaatattattaaaaaaaaataaaaatcctacttcctacaggaagccttccccaacccctcttaattaatTCCAGAgtttttcctctgttaattattttcctattcACCTTGTATAtagtttactttgtatatattggtttgcatgttgtctcccccattagactgtatgctccttgagggcaggggctgtatcttgcctttttttatgtccctagtgcttaacggactgcctggaatatagcaggcacttaacaaatgttttttgaattgaaaAATACACTCCTCTCCCTGCAAGAAGAGGACTGTGAGATCTCTTGACCTCCCAGGACaaattggggagggaagggactttGGTAGGTGGGAGAATGTTCAGGGACTTTTCAAAGGATATTGGTATGAATACAAGCAACGGACATTGCAGCCAACATTTTGTAGGGACTATGCTTTCCAGGAACACAGCTCACCCAAAGGGAGACAATGTATGTGCCCTCCAAAGAATTATCAGCATCTAAGTCTCAGGATTTAAGTCCTAGAATGTCCAGGTCTTAAGATTGGCAAGTAGTATAGGCCTATAGCCCCCAAATTATAGAAAGATGGAAAGGATTGTGAGAACCAAAATTTTATATACgaagcattatttgggtgactggCCTTAAtgttggggtcccagaaatatgagggaccttttaggtttaacctccccctctgaactgccttttttagatatttctcccaggccaataagaaaggagcccttaagctttagttcacaaaaggatcagattttattacttggtaattaattaaacaacaaaggtgaaactaataaaaatcaaagataaggaaataggaaaatagaaatacagagaaatgttcttaactctaaacttagcttaagctggttcaaaggaatttagggttttcagtaagTAACTAACCAACCTGAACAGactgccagtctaaggttgccAGCGTGCCACCAGGACCTCAGTCACCAGCCAGAgaagttgaactcaggttccgGAATTCACTCTAGAGCTTAGTGTTCCAGGAAGTGCCCtttaacctcccttcagggagcattcaatcttttctcctccaaaaggggaagtccttcaaaagctacctataccacaaataatttttaccacaggatCTAGGgaccaaaatattgatagcagctttTTCTGTGGTAGcccaaactgaaaacaaaggAGGGTTTCATagggaaaggtgtgtgtgtgtgtgtgtatgtgtatgtatgtatgtgtgtgtgtgtgtgtgtgtgtgagagagagagagagagagagagagagagagagagagaagaagaagaagaagaagaagaagaagaagaagaagaagaagaagaagaagaagaagaagaagaagaagaagaagaaggagaggaagaagaagaagaagaagagcaatAGAAGATTTAGGCGTGAGTGGGAGAGGTACAGAATGTATAACTGTGTGagtgagggggagaaagaaaggaggagaggagatagAGTGTGTGTAAATgagagacagaagggagagaaaagataggagaggaagagaaagtgtATGAAGGAGATAGAAGGAGTGGAGGaaatagggaaaggagggagaaagtgtGTGAGTGTATGAGAGAGGTACAGAAGTGAGACAGAGGAGGACAACATGGAGAGGAGGAGataggcaaagaagggagagagtgtatgtgagtgtgtatgtgggagaagtagagaagggagagagggggtggagaggagatACGGAAAGAAGAGATAGACTGTGTATGAGTTGGGGGATAAAGAagtagagaaggggagaaagacaagatggtgaaagaagggaaggaggagataaAAAGACAGGAGATGTAgattgtgtgtgtgagagagagagaggacatagggaaaggagggagagaaaggaagaggagatgagAGTGTGTTTGTGAGTATATGTGGGGGGGAggtagaaaagggagaggtgggagagaagagagaaaagtgatAAAGACTGTTTATgtgtgagagggagaaaagagatagGGGGAggtagaaaagggagaggtgggagaggagagagaaaagtgatAAAGACTGTTTATgtgtgagagggagaaaagagataaGGGAAGGTAGGGAGAGAGTGTGTGAGTGAGAGTATAAGAGAATGTTTAAGTGTGAGTGTCAGAGAGaagtggagaggaggagaaagggaaagaagagataatgtgtgtgaggggggagaggagatagacaggagagagagagagagaaaggggagagaagcaaTAAAGGGAGAGGAAAGTATGTGACATGGGAGAGGAGACagtgaaaggaaggagatagaaagagagaagatagggaatgtgtgtgagagagggaaAAGTGTGGGGGGactggtagagaagggagagagtgtgAATGTGTGAGAaagatagaagggagagaggagatagaggaagagagagtgTTTTGTGTGACTgtgagtgggggagagagaggagatagagagggagaacggggagagagagggaaaggaggtagagaggagatagagtggatgtgtatgtgtgtgtgtgagagtggaGGCACAGGAAGAGAGAGTTTGTGTTGGAGGGGTAGAGAAGGAGGAGACTGGTTAagggactgtgtgtgtgtgtgtgtgtgtgtgtgtgtgtgtgtgtgtgtgtgagagagagagagagagggggggtggggaagggagagagagagaagaaaggggagaggaagagaggagataaGTAGAGAGTATTTATTTCTGAGTGtgtgaaagggagggaagagagaggacacagagaaagaacagagagagaatGCGTGTTTGtgagtggaagaggaagagaagggagagaggagagaaagtaggtAGAGAAAGTGTGCTTATGTGGGAGTAGGGAGAGAGTGTGTGGGTCAGTGGGAGTGTTAGAGAAGGGGGAgtgatagagggagagagaaagaaagaaaggagagtgtGAGTGTatgagagaggtagagaaggtcaatagaggcagagagaatgtatgtgagtatgtgtggGAGAAATGAGATAGAAAGACAGGCAATAGAGAGTGTACTTGTGGGAGTGGTAGAGAAGgggaatgtttgtgtgtgtgagttgGGGAATAAGAGGAGATAGAGAAGGGACAGGTGAGATAGGGATAAAGTTTCTGTgagtgagggagaaaggagatagtGTTTATGTGtcagtggagggagagaggagagagagtgggtgggtgagtgggagtgttagagaagggggagagagaaaggaagagagggagaaaggaggagatagGGAAAAAGTGCGGGGTACtggtagagaagagagagagtgtgtgtgtgagtggggggaagggagcagagatagagagggagaaaaggtagaggaagagagaggagatagactAGAGAGTGTGAGTGagtggtggggggagagaggagatataaagacaggaagtaggaggaaacagggagaaaggaagagatagggagtgtgtgtgtgagtgagagagaggagataggtaaagaagggagagaagagatagaaaatatatgtggatatacaacctgtatcagactgctttctgtcttagggagcaGGGATGTAAGGgacaaaggggagaaaagaaaaatttggaactaaaaatccagtgaaaacaaatgttgaaaattatccttatgtgtaatatgtaactggaaaataataaaattaaatttaaaaaaagaaaatatatatggaGAAGTGGTAGATAAGGGAAGTATTTGAGTGTGagttgggggaaagaggagatagaGGTACAGAATGGCTAGAGTGTTTAGGTGTGAGTGATAGAGAGGAGAGATCCGGAGAgagggagagtgtgtgtgtgtgtgtgtgtgtgtgtgtgtgtgtgtgtgtgtgtgtgaggcatagGTAGAGAAGGGATAGAGAGGAGAAAGTGTGGGTGAAAGGGAGCATTacaaaaaggggagagagaaaggaagagaggagatagaGTATGTATATGAGAGTCTGAGTagatgggggaaaggagagagggaaagaagggagagaggacattgtgtgtgaGTGGTAGAGAAAggaggtagagagaagagaaaggagagaggggagatagAGGTAGAGTAGGGTATGTGTGTGAGGGGGTGCTAGAGAAGGAGGGGACATCTAGCAGGAAGGATCCTTACCTCATGAAGGGTGCAGAAATAGTTGCCAAGTGCCAGGTCTGTTGCTCACTCTCCacttctgggtcacagatccagggctgAGTGAAGAGGGATTGCAGGCCTTGGGTTGTGGCCTGAAGAGGAAGTTCAGAAACAGCAGCAGCATCATATGGCTCTGATGCTGTGAGTGTAGTGGGATCTTGGTTCCAGTCTGAAGTCTGTGAAGGAATGACCAGGAGAGGGACCTCAGACCAGAGGGGCAGTGCTCAGACTTTGCCATGTGTCAGGTCACCATGGGGAAGTAAAAGCTTGTGGGTCCCCATAtgagctgtccctgagatcctggaataacccAACACTCTGAACTCCAAGAAAGTAGTAGAGTGACCCCAGAGGACACAAGCTCAGCCCTAACATAAAACACCAAGTTACAAAATAGGCTACAGgaatgagcaaatggaaacaATGCTGCCACAACAACTATTCCAGTGATAGGAAAAGTAACTTTTTTTGGTCAAAGGATACAAGCAGGCAGGTTTCTGATGAAGATATAAAAGCTacctattgtcatatgaaaaaatgctctaaatccctattgattagagaaatgcaaattaaaacaactctgaggtaccccctgACACCAATCAGaatggttaatatgacaaaaaacaaataataaatgttggagaagttgtggaaaaattggaacactaatgtattgtagtgtggtaaaaaacggaagttttagcttaatcactTGAGAGTTGAGTgaatgctactgaagcggcttttgaaagaccgcccttttggggaggagaccgccACGAATGGctgtgcgcctgctgctgcccagagagctggccaagcacgcCGTGTCCAAGGGCACTGACTTCCGGGatggcagtttaaaaactgagggtggaacggaagttctggctctctctcgctctcactctggcttctcagtttagCCGTGGCGGCGCATGCGCCTGGTTTTcagtgctggttctcagcctggcaggcagtttgggatttggtgagttttataatagGAATATAGACtcatcttagatctaagattattcatttgtatttctactttcctatttctcttattagtatcACCTTTTGTcgcctaattaattcccaaacaataaaaactaatccctcactgattaaagctcagaggcttctttttcttagtggtctgggagatatataagggaaaagttaaagagggaatttaatgctcgtatatacaattttaaatctcacagtagggTGAATTCACACAGAGTCCTTCAAATCCCTCAGCCTTACTTTCCCTAAAAAAGCACTGGCACTGCTTGGATTCTACAGCCACTGAAGGCCCAGTGAGTTTTACTACTTGGACCCTGTTTCTGATGTCAAAATCAGCCTCTTCACCCCCCTCAGCCTCAATCTTCCCAATAGTCACTGATGGGGCATTGACTCTAAGGTGACCAACCAGTAGATGAGCCTCAACTATacctgatgctgagtaaaatgagaacCAGTAGAACACTGTACACATTAACAGTAACATGgaatgatgatgaactgtgatagactcagatcttctcagcaatacagtgatccaagtgtgagaatcagggttccaccccctgctgagaaagaaatTGTTAGAACCAGGGCGACaccaccctgaaaaaaaaagcatgtgactagcatctggaagctgCCTGCCATCTGGAAGTTAAGTCTATTCATAGatcacctgtaagtcatgtcaatcaatggaccagccaattagcttggagctgtgtgtggggaccgcccctcttccAGTCCCACAGGAAGCTTCAAGGCAGGGAGGATTGACCTTTTTCGTTGGGGAACCagcttgtggtggcagaactCCAAGTGTCCACTTTGGAAGTGTGGATAGCTAGGTAAAGTTATCTCACTCTCATGCGTGCTCTCTCTTGCGTGCTtgcacactctctctctctctctctctctctctctctcacccctaatatactttaataaatgcttaaaagcctaaattgttgctgaatttatcagcaaCTTTAGCTAGTTCtaccttcccccattagatttatCAGTCAAtctatacacatttattaagtaactatgtTCCACACACTCTAGAAGGTTCTAGGGAATACAAAGTCACAGGATGAAAACAATCTTTGCTTTCAGTCAAGAGCCAGTTTCACATAAAATCATAATTTTCCTAGAATTTTCACAGATTTATCAGAGTGCTAAACCTAATTTCCCCACAGCAGGGTTTTTAACCTTGGGgttctgtgaacttttaaaataatattttaaaaaatattttgaggagtttatttccatataattggtttcctttgtaatcttttgtattatatattgtgcattttaaaatatcatttttaagaGAAGAGTTCCATAGTTTCCAATAGACTTCCTAAGgggttcatgagaaaaaaaagagttaagaatcTCTGCCATAAGAATTGTGGAAAATCAATATACCCTTCCTCTACAGAAAACAAGAAATTAAATTCTATTCCATTCAGCAAGGATTGACAGAACCCCCATCCTCCAGCCTTGGTGCTTGCTTAGTAGCAGGCCAGATGACTTCCATTTAGAAAGCAGTAGGTCCTATGCCACTTTTGCTGCAGAAAATGAAATCTGTATGATGAtagcttttcttccccttctagaCAGCCAATAGTTACACACAATACAAGAAAAGGTGATTGTAGTCATGAATTtgtttaataaaagtattttattattttccagttacatgtagagatagatttcaacatttgtttatataacatttccaatttccaatttttctccctccctcccctcctcccctagacagcaggtaatctgatataggttatatatatatacattaaacatatttctgcattagtgatgttataagagaagaaccagagcaataaggaaaatctcaaaatagaaaaacaacagcaccaaaaataaaagaaatagtatggttcaatcagcatccatattccacagttctttttttttctggatttggagtgccttttccatcatgagtcctttggaaatttcttgtaccattgtactggtgagaagaatataatctatcacaattgatcaagacataatgttgatgaaactgtgtagaatgtttttctggttctgctcatctcactcatcatcagttcatgcaagtcctttccaggtttctctgaactcctcctgctcatcgtttcttacaacacaatagaattccattacctttatataccacaacttgttcagccattccccaattgatgggcaacccttccatttccaattccttgccaccacaaaaagagcagctataaatatttttgtgcatgtgggtccttttcccttttccatgatctccttggggaaaagacccaaaagtagtattgctgggtcaaaggatatagccctttggacataatttcaaattgctttccagaatggttggatcagttggaacaatgcattagtgttccaatttttccacagcttcttcaacatttgttttccttttttgtactagccaatctgataggtgtctggtggtacctcagagttgttttaatttgcatctttctaattaatagtgatttagagcattttttcccattggaatagatagctttgatttcttcatcagaaaactgcctgttcatatcctttgaccatttctcaattggggaatggcttggattcttacaaatttgatttagttccttatatattttagaaatgaggcctttatcagaagtactggccataaaaattgtttcccagctttctgcatcccttctaattttggatgcgttGCTTCTGTtagtacaaaacctttttaatttaatgtaatcaaaagcatccattttgcatttcataatattctctatgtcttgtttggtcataaactgttctcctttacaaagatctgaaaggtaggtAGTCAGGAATTTTTAATAAAACCACCTGTGGGTAAGTCAACCAAAAGGAGGAGCCTGACTGCAGGTATCGTCAATGGTGTTTGTTACCTTATTGTACCACATGAGACTGAGAAGGCAGAGTCTAGAGAACTTCTGCTCTTTCTTGTGCAATTCATTACATTCTTTGAAAGGTGCTCCAGAGAAAATAGATTCCTAAACCAAAACTAAGACTAAATGACCATGctagactaataataataatagcaacaataaataGTAGTAACAAAGCACACCACAATACTGTTTAACAAGATTCTGTCTTCAAATCATCTTATGATTATCTGACAGGAGCTTTTAGGGAAAAGCGGGTGGTTTTACACATTAGGATTACTTAAAGCCGGACAAACCTTCCCAAATTTCTGATAGAAATCTTCTTCTGCACGTGACAGCGCCTCTTCATCGATATACGCAGCAGGCCTTTTGACCATGAGGAAGTGCTGCACCTTCCTCAGATTCCAGCCCATTACATATTTCAGCCAGCCACACACGGCAGCCGAGGATCTTCCAAGACCATCATTGCAGTGTATGTAGACGATGTGACCTTCCTGAAGTAGGCCATGGAGGAGACAGACGGCCTGAGGCAACATCTGCACTGTACCTTCAGTACTCAGCTCTGGTGTAGGCAACCATAGGTACTGAATTCCTTCTTCTTCATAGAGCCTGATCATGGTGTCTGGGCTCATGGGCTCTGGGTAGCGATTGCAGCCTGATGAATTCTGCATAATATCCCATTCGGTCTGAAAATTCATTACTGCTGTCACCCTTAATTCATGCTTCATTTTGATAGTTATATGCTCCAACTGGCGAGGGCAGCTTCCTAACCAGAGGTTTGGGAGGATTTGTGAATAATGCAGGCCTTGATGGCCTGCAGTGTTAAAACGGAAATCATCCCTCTGCCCAGTGGCCTCAATCCCCTGTGCAACTGGGAGGCAGCACACACCATCTACCACATTGCTTTCAGTATAAGTACTGTAGAGATCATGATGAGGACCATTACCTTCCCAGGAGAACTCTCCTCCTGGCTCCTGATTTGGGAATGTCTCAAGGATGTCGGGCCCCGCCCCCTCGGCTTGCTGTTGCTGCTGCGGCTGCGGCGGCTGCGGCGGCTGCAGCGGCTGCTGCTCCTGGACTTCCTCCCGGGGCTCCTCGACCACCTCCACCTCCGCGAGACACAGGCCTGGCTCCTGCAGCCCGCATACCGACTCGGGCTCGACCCGGACGCCCGCCCGCTCCATGAGCACCGCCCTCTGAGGCGCCCAAAGCCCCAGCTCGGGCAGAGAGCACATCACCAGTACCTGCGGACGGCCCTGGGCCACGGCGGGAGGCACCACCCCGAAATGGAGCTGCATCGCTGCGAGTCCACCGAGTCGCCGGCTCAGGAGGAACAGCTCCGGTCctgccttctccttctcttctttcttttctctaggccGCAGGGACCCTCCTGTCACCAAAGCTGAAGGAGGAAAATGTCAGCCGAGAATCACGTAACCATTGACGTATCGGGGAGCGGGGCGGagctgag contains:
- the LOC122733588 gene encoding laforin-like; the protein is MQLHFGVVPPAVAQGRPQVLVMCSLPELGLWAPQRAVLMERAGVRVEPESVCGLQEPGLCLAEVEVVEEPREEVQEQQPLQPPQPPQPQQQQQAEGAGPDILETFPNQEPGGEFSWEGNGPHHDLYSTYTESNVVDGVCCLPVAQGIEATGQRDDFRFNTAGHQGLHYSQILPNLWLGSCPRQLEHITIKMKHELRVTAVMNFQTEWDIMQNSSGCNRYPEPMSPDTMIRLYEEEGIQYLWLPTPELSTEGTVQMLPQAVCLLHGLLQEGHIVYIHCNDGLGRSSAAVCGWLKYVMGWNLRKVQHFLMVKRPAAYIDEEALSRAEEDFYQKFGKVCPALSNPNV